The stretch of DNA GATCCCCGCCCCGCCATCTGCCAGAACCCTTTGGAAGGACTCGTTGACGAGTCTCTCCTGTAACCAAACCGCTAGTAACCAACAAAAACAGACATCATGCAAATCAAGATCAAAGACGTTCGCCTCTCGTTCCCCTACCTCTTCTCCCCGCAGAAGGGCACCAACGACGACGGCACCCCCAACGGCAAGGACACCTACGCGGCCACCTTCCTCTTGGAGAAGAAGCGCCATGCCGCCACCATCGTCGAGATCAACAAGGCCGTCGCCGAGTTGAAGCTCGACCCGAAGATCAAGGGCAAGCCCTGCAAGCATCTGCCCCTGCGCGAGGGCGCGGAGAAGTCGCACCTCGACGGCTACGACGAGGACATCATGTTCCTCACCGCCCGCTCGCCCCGCAAACAGGTGGTCGTGGACGTGAACATGAGCCCGCTCTCCGCCGAGGACGGTCGCCCCTATGCCGGGTGCTACGT from Armatimonadia bacterium encodes:
- a CDS encoding ssDNA-binding protein — encoded protein: MQIKIKDVRLSFPYLFSPQKGTNDDGTPNGKDTYAATFLLEKKRHAATIVEINKAVAELKLDPKIKGKPCKHLPLREGAEKSHLDGYDEDIMFLTARSPRKQVVVDVNMSPLSAEDGRPYAGCYVNAVIDIFPYVHPKSGAGISASLRAVQFKRDGDPFGEKPVDPTEVFQDESGDESPL